One segment of Candidatus Nitrospira nitrosa DNA contains the following:
- a CDS encoding pilus assembly PilX N-terminal domain-containing protein, with the protein MLQRALTGNQQGIALLGAMVIVLLVSLLASTLFNLSGQEVVSARAGNQGVVAQQLADAAGELILAWFHDPQSTADHPQLKLLREKRHYDGEGGPSFFDLNGRSQFTGTSEQPDVALLAENPADERLLNDPEVGVFRAMRHLGHVEAVKVYAPSNPGLLCTVDATIATGTTPSVRQSVLLQLGALNLRPLKAAVQVTRHLGEFRQGHESPVRVHWGDLRVGETLVLSHENDIPTKSVTAMVTGQTYDETAQREDRWMEAWVGGQVLVTQPDSEQAAGLLSNIHESQSPIPGVRLDQWTYEELKHMAKRFGRYFAIDREGLLYPQGVVEPGRGVSPDEVLKSQVPGDQQGLLFIDTLDQLPPRLDNLGVLRLQASYLEATVVMQGHIHLNPSGSGATIQALSPPRSDLNGTLARTPVQLSGIQLNGVVYAAGNITVTGKAKVHGAVVSGGTITGTDARDTLEVWYDHDIGQGWFRGLPVVHRAPGTWVAKY; encoded by the coding sequence GGAAATCAACAAGGGATTGCACTCCTCGGCGCGATGGTCATCGTTCTGCTGGTATCGCTCTTAGCATCAACCCTCTTCAATCTGTCCGGGCAGGAGGTCGTCAGTGCTCGTGCTGGAAATCAAGGGGTCGTCGCTCAACAGCTTGCCGATGCGGCGGGTGAACTGATCCTGGCATGGTTTCATGACCCACAGTCGACCGCTGATCATCCACAGCTCAAGCTTCTTCGGGAAAAGCGGCATTATGACGGTGAAGGAGGACCGTCTTTCTTTGATCTTAATGGGCGTTCGCAGTTTACCGGTACAAGTGAACAGCCAGATGTCGCCCTCCTTGCAGAGAATCCTGCGGACGAACGGCTCTTAAACGATCCGGAAGTCGGCGTTTTCCGCGCGATGCGCCATTTAGGACATGTTGAAGCGGTCAAGGTCTATGCACCATCGAATCCTGGCCTGTTGTGTACTGTTGATGCCACGATTGCCACAGGTACAACTCCATCGGTCAGGCAGTCCGTCTTGCTACAGCTGGGTGCCTTGAATCTTCGCCCGCTGAAGGCTGCAGTGCAAGTGACACGGCATCTGGGGGAATTCCGTCAAGGACATGAATCACCGGTCAGAGTGCATTGGGGAGATTTGCGAGTAGGGGAAACTCTTGTCCTCAGCCATGAGAACGATATCCCGACCAAGAGCGTGACGGCCATGGTAACGGGGCAGACTTATGACGAGACGGCGCAGCGAGAAGATCGCTGGATGGAAGCGTGGGTTGGGGGACAGGTCCTGGTGACTCAACCGGATTCAGAGCAGGCAGCGGGGCTTCTTTCGAATATTCACGAAAGCCAATCGCCGATCCCGGGGGTGCGGCTGGACCAATGGACCTACGAAGAACTGAAGCACATGGCGAAGCGCTTCGGGCGCTACTTCGCGATTGACCGAGAGGGGTTGTTATATCCGCAAGGTGTGGTAGAACCGGGTCGAGGAGTTTCTCCAGATGAGGTGTTGAAGTCTCAGGTACCGGGTGATCAACAAGGGTTGCTCTTTATCGATACGCTGGACCAACTGCCGCCACGCTTGGACAACCTCGGAGTTCTCCGGTTGCAGGCCTCCTATCTCGAAGCGACGGTTGTCATGCAGGGCCATATCCACCTCAATCCCTCTGGATCTGGGGCCACCATCCAGGCACTTAGCCCACCGAGAAGCGATCTCAATGGTACCCTGGCACGGACGCCCGTTCAGCTCTCAGGGATTCAGCTCAACGGTGTGGTGTATGCCGCGGGCAATATCACGGTGACTGGAAAAGCAAAGGTGCATGGGGCAGTGGTCAGTGGAGGAACAATTACAGGAACAGATGCACGCGATACCCTTGAGGTCTGGTACGACCACGATATCGGACAGGGGTGGTTCCGAGGTCTGCCGGTAGTCCATCGTGCTCCTGGGACATGGGTCGCCAAATATTGA
- a CDS encoding GspE/PulE family protein: protein MIAQAAGTQNKREVLSVATLKRPPMNKAPRKKTMERSLLDCIAYRGLVSPAELDSAVEESLSREVDLETVLIDKYRVPKPALGSALSEFYQCPYVPYDERTILDPELLKNLSFDYLRRNSWIPMKRQGTVLDIVTNDPHDLEKGLDIRRAFPGTTIRFAVGLRRDIEQYLLVATGQATGGSITDILGELVDEAGSERNAEAERREIDENDSAIVRLANQIIAEAYRLAASDVHIEPYSDRKETAVRFRVDGTCFTYMRIPAAYRRAIVSRLKIMANLDIAERRKPQDGKIRYKLAKDREIELRVATLPTAGNNEDVVLRLLTAKETMPLEAMDFPPGVLQTVKELSEHPYGIFLCVGPTGSGKTTTLHAVLKHINTDERKIWTAEDPIEVTQEGLRQVQVHPKIGFTFASAMRAFLRADPDVIMIGEMRDKETADIAIEASLTGHLVMSTLHTNSAVETVTRLLDMGCDSFNFADAMLGILAMRLCKRICSHCKEEYHPTQQEFDELVQGYGARHWEKLGISYAEDLRLCHGKGCEVCNQTGFKGRVALHELLVGSEEIKNLIQSRARTSEILAVAMRDGMVTLLQDGIQKVLKGLTTYRQVRAVAVK, encoded by the coding sequence ATGATTGCACAAGCAGCTGGAACACAGAACAAACGAGAAGTCCTTTCCGTTGCGACGCTGAAGAGACCTCCGATGAACAAGGCCCCTCGAAAAAAGACCATGGAACGGAGTCTCCTGGATTGTATCGCCTATCGGGGTCTTGTCAGCCCGGCCGAATTGGATTCGGCAGTGGAAGAATCTCTCTCTCGAGAAGTCGATCTCGAGACTGTCCTCATCGATAAGTATCGCGTCCCAAAACCAGCGCTTGGGTCAGCATTGAGTGAGTTCTATCAATGCCCCTATGTTCCGTACGACGAACGGACCATTCTTGATCCGGAACTCTTGAAAAACCTCAGCTTCGATTACCTCAGAAGAAATTCATGGATTCCCATGAAGCGTCAGGGCACAGTGCTCGATATCGTCACCAACGATCCACATGATCTCGAAAAAGGCTTGGATATTCGCCGTGCATTTCCAGGCACAACGATTCGATTCGCAGTCGGGCTTCGGCGGGACATTGAACAATACTTGCTTGTGGCAACAGGTCAAGCAACCGGTGGTTCAATTACGGATATCCTTGGAGAACTGGTTGATGAAGCTGGGAGCGAGCGGAATGCTGAAGCGGAGCGGAGAGAGATCGATGAAAATGACTCCGCCATCGTACGGCTGGCAAACCAGATTATTGCCGAAGCGTATCGTTTAGCGGCCTCGGACGTCCACATCGAACCCTATTCAGACCGTAAAGAGACCGCGGTACGGTTCCGAGTCGATGGGACCTGCTTTACCTATATGCGGATTCCGGCCGCCTATCGGCGAGCCATCGTCTCACGGTTGAAAATTATGGCCAATTTGGACATTGCGGAGCGGCGAAAGCCTCAAGATGGAAAGATCCGCTACAAGCTGGCGAAGGACCGTGAAATTGAATTGCGGGTGGCGACGTTGCCGACGGCAGGAAACAATGAAGATGTCGTGCTACGGCTCTTGACCGCCAAGGAAACCATGCCGTTGGAAGCGATGGATTTCCCTCCCGGTGTGTTACAGACCGTGAAGGAGCTTTCTGAGCATCCCTATGGAATTTTTCTGTGTGTGGGGCCGACTGGATCAGGGAAGACCACGACGCTTCACGCTGTGTTGAAACATATCAATACGGATGAACGGAAAATTTGGACGGCGGAAGATCCCATCGAAGTGACACAGGAAGGGTTGCGACAGGTACAAGTGCATCCAAAGATCGGCTTTACCTTTGCTTCGGCGATGCGCGCATTCCTACGGGCTGACCCGGATGTCATCATGATCGGCGAGATGCGCGACAAGGAAACCGCGGACATTGCGATCGAAGCGTCGCTCACCGGACATCTCGTGATGAGCACGCTGCACACCAATAGTGCGGTAGAAACCGTGACGCGATTGCTTGATATGGGGTGTGATTCATTTAACTTTGCTGATGCGATGTTGGGCATTCTCGCCATGCGGCTCTGTAAACGGATCTGTTCCCACTGCAAAGAAGAGTACCATCCGACACAACAGGAATTTGACGAGCTTGTGCAGGGGTATGGGGCAAGACATTGGGAAAAGCTGGGAATCTCGTACGCCGAGGATCTCAGGCTCTGTCACGGGAAAGGGTGCGAAGTCTGCAACCAGACAGGATTTAAGGGCAGGGTGGCACTACATGAACTCCTGGTCGGTTCAGAAGAGATCAAGAATCTCATTCAAAGCCGGGCGCGCACCTCAGAAATTCTCGCGGTCGCCATGCGGGATGGGATGGTCACCCTCCTGCAAGATGGTATTCAGAAAGTACTCAAGGGACTGACGACGTACCGACAAGTCCGGGCCGTGGCAGTTAAGTAG
- a CDS encoding PilZ domain-containing protein, translating to MMSRNNRKLRRFAIQLPCTLDDHTYRSEGTILNLSVQGCAVMTALPPSVSSHLALWIDLPDSTTPVEIELAGVRWVSEQRCGFEFIRISPEMLNRLDSFVSVLDRTP from the coding sequence ATGATGTCTAGAAACAATCGAAAGCTTCGGCGGTTTGCCATCCAACTTCCATGCACACTCGACGACCACACCTACAGATCGGAAGGAACGATTCTGAATCTCTCCGTACAGGGCTGTGCCGTGATGACAGCACTACCACCATCGGTCTCGTCCCATCTTGCGCTATGGATCGATTTACCGGACAGCACCACGCCCGTTGAAATTGAACTTGCTGGAGTTCGGTGGGTTTCTGAGCAGCGATGTGGATTCGAGTTTATCCGAATCTCGCCAGAGATGCTGAATCGGTTAGATTCATTTGTTTCCGTACTCGATCGCACTCCCTAG
- a CDS encoding prepilin-type N-terminal cleavage/methylation domain-containing protein, with protein sequence MMSGQLRDAKGFTLIEMALVGAIVGITTMIAIPSFTQWKARYQMKQAATELAGNMNLARAAAMSRGTGITVTTAVTSGRATVTFGGVFPPLTLNEGVANITAATIGFNMFGLRAGGGTANALITLTPQQGSPYSVVVTPSGKVDWCAMATCP encoded by the coding sequence ATGATGAGTGGCCAGTTGCGCGATGCCAAAGGGTTTACGTTGATTGAGATGGCACTTGTTGGTGCCATCGTAGGCATCACCACCATGATTGCCATCCCGTCTTTTACGCAGTGGAAGGCAAGGTATCAAATGAAGCAAGCCGCCACTGAGTTAGCAGGAAATATGAACCTGGCTCGTGCAGCAGCAATGAGCAGAGGGACTGGTATCACGGTGACGACCGCGGTGACGAGTGGGCGAGCCACAGTCACGTTCGGCGGCGTATTCCCCCCGCTTACCCTCAACGAGGGCGTCGCAAATATTACAGCGGCAACCATTGGGTTCAACATGTTCGGTCTACGGGCTGGTGGCGGTACGGCTAACGCATTGATTACCTTGACCCCACAACAAGGCAGTCCTTATTCGGTTGTTGTGACTCCCTCAGGCAAGGTTGACTGGTGTGCAATGGCAACCTGTCCATAG
- a CDS encoding type IV pilus modification PilV family protein — protein sequence MNHQQAIRNEGGFTLIESVMAGTILAITLLGVAGFQGASLARNAQSKDNTVVTNFGVEMLERIQSNRQRVLDYHNIDTTATTPCPQTTAQQRQALADCQQWRAALIASNVSGVRGTVTAILGDPAPTLGVPSLNRTNVVITVTWNTSAGSGTSMQSKTMTFRTVVAPE from the coding sequence ATGAATCATCAGCAAGCGATCAGAAATGAAGGTGGCTTTACGCTGATTGAATCCGTGATGGCTGGAACGATTCTAGCCATCACCCTGTTAGGAGTTGCTGGCTTCCAAGGGGCATCCCTTGCAAGGAACGCCCAGTCAAAAGACAACACGGTGGTGACGAACTTTGGCGTCGAAATGCTTGAACGCATACAGAGTAATCGTCAACGGGTATTGGACTACCATAACATCGATACGACCGCCACCACGCCCTGTCCGCAAACAACGGCTCAGCAGCGACAGGCGCTTGCGGATTGTCAGCAGTGGCGAGCCGCTCTAATAGCTTCCAACGTAAGCGGTGTGCGGGGAACTGTCACGGCTATCCTAGGCGACCCCGCCCCGACTCTTGGTGTGCCGAGTCTAAATCGTACCAACGTCGTCATCACAGTCACGTGGAACACGTCAGCCGGGAGTGGGACGTCCATGCAGTCCAAGACTATGACCTTTCGGACAGTGGTCGCTCCAGAATGA
- a CDS encoding PilW family protein — MKTEQATRCHRNCEAGMTLIELMIAAAVGLGVIGAALSMLVMSQKATTANEQVVETQQNVRVAMEMLARDMRLASYNYVGNVPGAPTVGTCSVTNGTFSRPVGLRPRDQNPTGADTGPDSISMVVPLLTDVVTPWALSANVGGTAIDPVPFNALPIAAAVITDMVSQGLAAGSVVSIGGSVVRAVATVSATSLTLSSSIDGKFPAGTPVYLLQCVTYAVGTTTATCGTGSTACLTRNGVPLVDGIEDIQFSYGCDGCSTAAPNPLSPDGVLDEIDGVNTTSPPAITDFVTNSAWNVPPMSPETIKQVQISVVGRQMTPDQGFSERYTSGVNTSGPVIMSDHNPSADAGYDASTYSKLRRRVVTRVIQPRNM, encoded by the coding sequence ATGAAAACTGAACAGGCCACCAGGTGCCACCGAAATTGTGAAGCCGGCATGACGTTGATCGAGTTGATGATTGCCGCCGCCGTGGGACTTGGCGTCATTGGTGCAGCGTTGTCCATGCTGGTCATGAGCCAGAAAGCCACCACGGCCAACGAGCAGGTGGTTGAGACTCAGCAGAATGTCAGAGTGGCGATGGAAATGCTGGCTCGTGATATGCGGCTGGCCAGCTATAACTATGTGGGGAATGTGCCAGGCGCGCCAACTGTCGGGACATGCAGTGTGACCAATGGGACCTTCTCTCGTCCCGTCGGTCTTCGTCCAAGGGATCAAAATCCAACGGGTGCCGATACCGGTCCTGATAGTATTTCGATGGTCGTGCCGCTCCTCACGGATGTCGTTACTCCCTGGGCTCTCTCAGCCAATGTCGGAGGAACAGCAATTGATCCGGTCCCGTTCAATGCCCTCCCTATTGCCGCGGCGGTTATCACGGATATGGTCAGTCAAGGGTTAGCCGCCGGGTCTGTAGTCTCCATCGGTGGAAGTGTGGTGAGGGCGGTTGCTACAGTCAGCGCAACCTCCCTCACGCTCTCCAGTAGCATCGACGGGAAATTTCCTGCCGGGACACCGGTCTATTTACTCCAATGTGTGACGTACGCAGTTGGGACCACGACGGCGACATGCGGAACGGGGAGCACCGCATGCCTCACCAGAAACGGAGTACCTCTGGTCGATGGAATCGAGGACATCCAATTCTCGTACGGCTGTGATGGCTGCAGTACTGCCGCGCCGAATCCCCTGTCGCCGGACGGTGTGCTCGATGAAATAGATGGGGTCAATACGACGAGCCCGCCAGCGATTACTGACTTTGTGACCAACAGTGCATGGAATGTGCCCCCGATGTCGCCTGAGACGATCAAGCAAGTACAGATTAGTGTGGTCGGCAGGCAAATGACGCCAGACCAAGGATTTAGTGAACGCTATACGTCGGGGGTCAATACGAGCGGACCGGTTATCATGAGCGATCACAACCCATCAGCCGATGCCGGGTATGATGCCTCGACCTACTCGAAGCTGAGACGTCGGGTTGTGACCAGAGTGATTCAGCCAAGGAACATGTGA